In one Aeromicrobium erythreum genomic region, the following are encoded:
- a CDS encoding methylated-DNA--[protein]-cysteine S-methyltransferase, with protein sequence MSTRWIDSPIGGLRLHASAGLLTRIEFDAEPVGRRVADPVLDLAEEQLAAYFAGERHEFDLPLANDGTEFQKKVWGELHRIPYGETASYAEVARRLGYEPVVSRAVGAANGANPLPVVVPCHRVVGADGSLTGYAGGVERKRTLLALERPGLF encoded by the coding sequence ATGAGCACCCGATGGATCGACTCACCGATCGGAGGCCTGCGGCTGCACGCGTCGGCCGGGCTCCTCACGAGGATCGAGTTCGACGCGGAGCCGGTCGGCCGGCGGGTCGCCGACCCCGTCCTCGACCTCGCGGAGGAGCAGCTGGCCGCCTACTTCGCGGGGGAGCGGCACGAGTTCGACCTCCCGCTCGCCAACGACGGCACCGAGTTCCAGAAGAAGGTGTGGGGCGAGCTGCACCGGATCCCGTACGGCGAGACCGCGAGCTACGCCGAGGTGGCGCGCCGTCTGGGGTACGAGCCGGTGGTCTCGCGCGCGGTCGGCGCGGCCAACGGCGCCAACCCGCTGCCCGTCGTCGTGCCGTGCCACCGGGTGGTCGGCGCCGACGGCTCGCTCACCGGGTACGCAGGCGGTGTCGAGCGCAAGCGCACCTTGCTCGCACTGGAGCGCCCCGGCCTGTTCTGA